In Falco naumanni isolate bFalNau1 chromosome 5, bFalNau1.pat, whole genome shotgun sequence, the following are encoded in one genomic region:
- the LOC121089287 gene encoding LOW QUALITY PROTEIN: U1 small nuclear ribonucleoprotein 70 kDa-like (The sequence of the model RefSeq protein was modified relative to this genomic sequence to represent the inferred CDS: deleted 1 base in 1 codon), whose protein sequence is MTQFLPPNLLALFAPRDPIPYLPPLEKLPHEKHHNQPYSGIAPYIREFEDPRDAPPPTRAETREERMERKRREKIERRQQEVETELKMWDPHNDPNAQGDAFKTLFVARVNYDTTESKLRREFEVYGPIKRIYMVYNKRSGKPRGYAFIEYEHERDMHSTFLMAFATAGLQLILVLPLPTPQCMVGIRVCILVRHVSNPPRHKISPGGGVSGGPWNPPKPHPWAKEEFGGTGRRGRTRRSHPG, encoded by the exons ATGACGCAGTTCCTGCCCCCCAACCTGCTGGCGCTCTTCGCCCCCCGCGACCCCATCCCTTACCTGCCCCCCCTGGAGAAGCTCCCCCACGAGAAACACCACAACCAGCCCTACAGCGGCATCGCTCCCTACATCCGCGAATTTGAG GATCCTCGTGACGCC CCCCCGCCAACCCGTGCTGAGACACGGGAGGAGCGCATGGAGCGGAAG AGGCGGGAGAAGATCGAGCGAAGGCAGCAAGAGGTTGAGACTGAGCTCAAGATGT GGGACCCCCACAACGACCCCAACGCCCAAGGAGACGCCTTCAAAACCCTCTTCGTGGCCAGAGTG AACTATGACACGACAGAGTCGAAGCTGCGACGCGAATTCGAGGTCTACGGCCCCATCAAGCGG ATCTATATGGTCTACAACAAGCGCTCTGGGAAGCCCCGTGGCTACGCCTTCATCGAGTACGAGCACGAGCGGGATATGCACT CCACCTTTCTGATGGCTTTTGCCACTGCTGGCTTGCAGCTGATCCTAGTGCTCCCCCTTCCAACACCTCAGTGTATGGTTGGTATAAGGGTTTGTATCTTGGTAAGACACGTTTCTAACCCCCCCCGCCACAAAATatccccgggggggggggtttcGGGGGGTCCCTGGAACCCCCCCAAACCTCACCCGTGGGCAAAAGAGGAGTTTGGGGGGACGGGGAGACGGGGAAGGACGCGCCGATCTCATCCCGGCTGA
- the BAX gene encoding apoptosis regulator BAX isoform X1, producing the protein MEGQEGGGLLEIPWETGAKSISCIVRIGGAVLRGFVLSLLEQERGLPRQVPPEELGGEGGDATPPRGLAEGSRPPGLGAPQPGPRAEQALWGDHPLRTILDWAVSFLQRHLSTWIQHQGGWGSILSYSPPQPSQNPCAGGALRSKG; encoded by the exons atggaggggcaggagggtgggGGACTCCTGGAGATCCCATGGGAGACAg GTGCCAAGAGCATCTCCTGCATTGTGCGGATTGGGGGTGCCGTGCTCCGGGG gtttgTTCTCAGcttgctggagcaggagaggggGCTGCCCCGGCAGGTGCCCCCTGAGGagctggggggtgaggggggggaTGCGACCCCCCCCCGTGGCCTCGCTGAGGGCAGCCGCCCTCCGGGTTTGGGGGCACCTCAGCCAGGACCCCGAGCTGAACAG GCGCTGTGGGGTGACCACCCCCTCCGGACCATCCTGGATTGGGCTGTATCCTTCCTGCAGCGGCACCTCTCCACCTGGATCCAGCACCAGGGCGGCTGG GGCTCTATTCTGAGCTACAGCCCCCCACAACCCAGCCAGAacccctgtgctgggggagccCTGAGAAGTAAAGGTTGA
- the BAX gene encoding apoptosis regulator BAX isoform X2, whose product MEGQEGGGLLEIPWETGAKSISCIVRIGGAVLRGLVGALAGRPPLPTLAEISEQLFHDGINWGRVVVFFYVTYRVVRQALWGDHPLRTILDWAVSFLQRHLSTWIQHQGGWGSILSYSPPQPSQNPCAGGALRSKG is encoded by the exons atggaggggcaggagggtgggGGACTCCTGGAGATCCCATGGGAGACAg GTGCCAAGAGCATCTCCTGCATTGTGCGGATTGGGGGTGCCGTGCTCCGGGG cctggtgggGGCCCTGGCTGGCcgcccccccctgcccaccctggcgGAGATCTCCGAGCAACTCTTCCACGATGGCATCAACTGGGGGAGGGTCGTCGTCTTCTTCTATGTCACCTACCGGGTGGTCCggcag GCGCTGTGGGGTGACCACCCCCTCCGGACCATCCTGGATTGGGCTGTATCCTTCCTGCAGCGGCACCTCTCCACCTGGATCCAGCACCAGGGCGGCTGG GGCTCTATTCTGAGCTACAGCCCCCCACAACCCAGCCAGAacccctgtgctgggggagccCTGAGAAGTAAAGGTTGA
- the BAX gene encoding apoptosis regulator BAX isoform X4 has protein sequence MGDRFVLSLLEQERGLPRQVPPEELGGEGGDATPPRGLAEGSRPPGLGAPQPGPRAEQALWGDHPLRTILDWAVSFLQRHLSTWIQHQGGWGSILSYSPPQPSQNPCAGGALRSKG, from the exons ATGGGAGACAg gtttgTTCTCAGcttgctggagcaggagaggggGCTGCCCCGGCAGGTGCCCCCTGAGGagctggggggtgaggggggggaTGCGACCCCCCCCCGTGGCCTCGCTGAGGGCAGCCGCCCTCCGGGTTTGGGGGCACCTCAGCCAGGACCCCGAGCTGAACAG GCGCTGTGGGGTGACCACCCCCTCCGGACCATCCTGGATTGGGCTGTATCCTTCCTGCAGCGGCACCTCTCCACCTGGATCCAGCACCAGGGCGGCTGG GGCTCTATTCTGAGCTACAGCCCCCCACAACCCAGCCAGAacccctgtgctgggggagccCTGAGAAGTAAAGGTTGA
- the BAX gene encoding apoptosis regulator BAX isoform X3 yields MRPPPVASLRAAALRVWGHLSQDPELNSLVGALAGRPPLPTLAEISEQLFHDGINWGRVVVFFYVTYRVVRQALWGDHPLRTILDWAVSFLQRHLSTWIQHQGGWGSILSYSPPQPSQNPCAGGALRSKG; encoded by the exons aTGCGACCCCCCCCCGTGGCCTCGCTGAGGGCAGCCGCCCTCCGGGTTTGGGGGCACCTCAGCCAGGACCCCGAGCTGAACAG cctggtgggGGCCCTGGCTGGCcgcccccccctgcccaccctggcgGAGATCTCCGAGCAACTCTTCCACGATGGCATCAACTGGGGGAGGGTCGTCGTCTTCTTCTATGTCACCTACCGGGTGGTCCggcag GCGCTGTGGGGTGACCACCCCCTCCGGACCATCCTGGATTGGGCTGTATCCTTCCTGCAGCGGCACCTCTCCACCTGGATCCAGCACCAGGGCGGCTGG GGCTCTATTCTGAGCTACAGCCCCCCACAACCCAGCCAGAacccctgtgctgggggagccCTGAGAAGTAAAGGTTGA
- the LOC121089272 gene encoding ferritin, higher subunit-like, producing the protein MDSQIRQNYHRDCEAAVNRMANMELHASYVYLSMAFYFERDDVALPRLARFCLAQSHEEREHAEGLLRLQSRRGGRVLLHDVKKPERDAWGSALEALEAALQLEKSVNQALLDLHRLASEKGDPHLCDFLESHYLGEQVKAIKVLGDHLTNLRRLAGGAGGPGETPAGLAEYLFDRLSLEERS; encoded by the exons ATGGATTCCCAAATCCGCCAGAATTACCACCGCGACTGCGAAGCCGCCGTCAACCGCATGGCCAACATGGAGCTCCACGCTTCCTACGTCTATCTCTCCATG GCGTTCTACTTCGAGCGGGACGACGTGGCGCTGCCGCGCCTGGCCCGGTTCTGCCTGGCGCAGTCGCACGAGGAGCGGGAACACGCCGAGGGGCTCCTGCGGCTGCAGagccggcgcggggggcgcgTGCTGCTGCACGACGTCAag AAGCCGGAGCGCGACGCCTGGGGCTCGGCGCTGGAGGCGCTGGAGGCGGCGCTGCAGCTGGAGAAGTCGGTGAACCAGGCGCTGCTGGACCTGCACCGCCTGGCCTCTGAGAAGGGGGACCCCCAC ctctgcGACTTCCTGGAGTCCCACTACCTGGGCGAGCAGGTGAAGGCCATCAAGGTGCTGGGGGACCACCTCACCAACCTGCGCCGCCtggccgggggggccgggggacCGGGGGAGACCCCCGCTGGGCTCGCCGAGTACCTTTTCGACCGCCTCAGCCTGGAAGAGCGCAGCTGA
- the RUSF1 gene encoding RUS family member 1 isoform X1, with protein sequence MVGPEGSGTGTGWPAPPRVSPGPSAPPPLCRELWGPREAARYQGDSRGGLQRLVPPGACSHSGLRRAAARVLLPQGYPESVSPDYLQYQCWDALQALCSTLTGALATRAVLQAVGVGDSAATVTGATLTWVLRDGVGMVTRIAFAWLQGTRLDCEAKQWRLAADVLNDVALVLELLAPAWPPTGPALLTLAAAVKVPLPQCIVGVAGGATRAALAVHQARRDNMADVAAKDSSQETLVNGAGLLLALLLLPLLEGRPWLTGLVVTLLLVTHLGANVGAVGALRLPTLNRPRLRLALGGALRGVARGDGALAHHPIWEDGGVINVPSPEDVNPREPLLPGFSTRLNLHLGAPLHRLVKSEAEFKKALECGTEDYIIVLRPSQGGTPPACWVGGGPRDTGVWGGSQVSPGWVGVPGPSCPAGTQVPLGWVGVPGTQASRGDPGGWVGSLDVWHGWGGSWGPRLLGGTQVGWVGVPGRVVWMWGVTGTQAPGAGWVGASQGPRCSGLGGGGSQ encoded by the exons ATGGTGGGGCCGGAGGGTAGCGGGACGGGGACGGGGTGGCCAGCCCCGCCCCGTGTCTCCCCCGGCCCTTCCGCGCCCCCCCCGCTTTGCCGGGAGCTGTGGGGTCCCCGCGAAGCCGCCCGGTACCAGGGGGATTCCAGGGGGGGGCTCCAGCGCCTCGTCCCCCCCGGCGCCTGCTCGCATTCCGGCCTGCGCCGCGCTGCCGCC cgggtgctgctgccccaggggtACCCCGAGAGTGTCAGCCCGGATTACCTCCAGTACCAGTGCTGGGATGCGCTCCAG GCACTGTGCAGCACCCTGACGGGcgccttggccacccgggcagtgctccaggccgtgggggtgggggacagcGCTGCCACCGTCACCGGGGCCACCCTCACCTGGGTGCTACGTG ATGGGGTGGGGATGGTGACACGCATCGCCTTCGCCTGGCTCCAGGG GACCCGCCTGGACTGTGAGGCAAAGCAGTGGCG gctggctgctgaCGTGCTCAATGACGTGGcgctggtgctggagctgctggcgCCTGCCTGGCCCCCCACCGGCCCCGCCCTCCTGACGCTGGCGGCTGCTGTCAAG GTGCCCCTGCCGCAGTGCATTGTGGGAGTGGCAGGCGGGGCGACGCGGGCAGCACTGGCTGTGCACCAGGCGCGGAGGGACAACATGGCCGACGTGGCCGCCAAGGACAGCAGCCAg GAGACGCTGGTGAACGGggcggggctgctgctggcactgctgctgctgccactgctggagGGGCGGCCATG GCTGACCGGGCTGGTGGTGACGCTGCTGCTGGTGACCCACCTGGGTGCCAACGTGGGGGCGGTGGGGGCCCTGCGCCTGCCCACCCTCAACCGGCCCCGCCTGCGCCTCGCCCTGGGCGGGGCCTTGAGGGGTGTGGCCCGGGGGGATGGGGCTTTGGCCCACCACCCCATCTGGGAGGACGGAGGCGTCATCAACGTCCCCAGCCCCGAGGATGTCAACCCCCGTGAGCCCCTGCTGCCCG GCTTCAGCACCCGCCTGAACCTCCATTTGGGTGCCCCCTTGCACCGGCTGGTCAAGAG CGAAGCAGAGTTCAAGAAGGCACTGGAATGTGGCACCGAGGATTACATCATTGTGCTGCGGCCCTCCCAAGGTGGGACCCCCCCTGCAtgctgggtgggtgggggtcccagAGACACAGGTGtctggggggggtcccaggtgTCCCCggggtgggtgggggtcccgggACCCAGCTGTCCAGCCGGGACCCAGGTGcccctggggtgggtgggggtcccggggaCCCAGGCATCCAGGGGTGACccaggtgggtgggtggggtcCCTGGATGTGTGGCATGGGtggggggggtcctggggaCCCAGGCTTCTGGGGGGTACCCAGGTAGGttgggtgggggtcccagggcGTGTGGTATGGATGTGGGGGGTCACAGGGACACAGGCTCCTGGGGCTGGTTGGGTGGGGGCATCCCAGGGACCCAGATGTTCAGGTTTGGGTGGAGGGGGGTCCCAGTGA
- the RUSF1 gene encoding RUS family member 1 isoform X5, with product MVGPEGSGTGTGWPAPPRVSPGPSAPPPLCRELWGPREAARYQGDSRGGLQRLVPPGACSHSGLRRAAARVLLPQGYPESVSPDYLQYQCWDALQCIVGVAGGATRAALAVHQARRDNMADVAAKDSSQETLVNGAGLLLALLLLPLLEGRPWLTGLVVTLLLVTHLGANVGAVGALRLPTLNRPRLRLALGGALRGVARGDGALAHHPIWEDGGVINVPSPEDVNPREPLLPGFSTRLNLHLGAPLHRLVKSEAEFKKALECGTEDYIIVLRPSQGGTPPACWVGGGPRDTGVWGGSQVSPGWVGVPGPSCPAGTQVPLGWVGVPGTQASRGDPGGWVGSLDVWHGWGGSWGPRLLGGTQVGWVGVPGRVVWMWGVTGTQAPGAGWVGASQGPRCSGLGGGGSQ from the exons ATGGTGGGGCCGGAGGGTAGCGGGACGGGGACGGGGTGGCCAGCCCCGCCCCGTGTCTCCCCCGGCCCTTCCGCGCCCCCCCCGCTTTGCCGGGAGCTGTGGGGTCCCCGCGAAGCCGCCCGGTACCAGGGGGATTCCAGGGGGGGGCTCCAGCGCCTCGTCCCCCCCGGCGCCTGCTCGCATTCCGGCCTGCGCCGCGCTGCCGCC cgggtgctgctgccccaggggtACCCCGAGAGTGTCAGCCCGGATTACCTCCAGTACCAGTGCTGGGATGCGCTCCAG TGCATTGTGGGAGTGGCAGGCGGGGCGACGCGGGCAGCACTGGCTGTGCACCAGGCGCGGAGGGACAACATGGCCGACGTGGCCGCCAAGGACAGCAGCCAg GAGACGCTGGTGAACGGggcggggctgctgctggcactgctgctgctgccactgctggagGGGCGGCCATG GCTGACCGGGCTGGTGGTGACGCTGCTGCTGGTGACCCACCTGGGTGCCAACGTGGGGGCGGTGGGGGCCCTGCGCCTGCCCACCCTCAACCGGCCCCGCCTGCGCCTCGCCCTGGGCGGGGCCTTGAGGGGTGTGGCCCGGGGGGATGGGGCTTTGGCCCACCACCCCATCTGGGAGGACGGAGGCGTCATCAACGTCCCCAGCCCCGAGGATGTCAACCCCCGTGAGCCCCTGCTGCCCG GCTTCAGCACCCGCCTGAACCTCCATTTGGGTGCCCCCTTGCACCGGCTGGTCAAGAG CGAAGCAGAGTTCAAGAAGGCACTGGAATGTGGCACCGAGGATTACATCATTGTGCTGCGGCCCTCCCAAGGTGGGACCCCCCCTGCAtgctgggtgggtgggggtcccagAGACACAGGTGtctggggggggtcccaggtgTCCCCggggtgggtgggggtcccgggACCCAGCTGTCCAGCCGGGACCCAGGTGcccctggggtgggtgggggtcccggggaCCCAGGCATCCAGGGGTGACccaggtgggtgggtggggtcCCTGGATGTGTGGCATGGGtggggggggtcctggggaCCCAGGCTTCTGGGGGGTACCCAGGTAGGttgggtgggggtcccagggcGTGTGGTATGGATGTGGGGGGTCACAGGGACACAGGCTCCTGGGGCTGGTTGGGTGGGGGCATCCCAGGGACCCAGATGTTCAGGTTTGGGTGGAGGGGGGTCCCAGTGA
- the RUSF1 gene encoding RUS family member 1 isoform X2: MVGPEGSGTGTGWPAPPRVSPGPSAPPPLCRELWGPREAARYQGDSRGGLQRLVPPGACSHSGLRRAAARVLLPQGYPESVSPDYLQYQCWDALQALCSTLTGALATRAVLQAVGVGDSAATVTGATLTWVLRDGVGMVTRIAFAWLQGTRLDCEAKQWRLAADVLNDVALVLELLAPAWPPTGPALLTLAAAVKCIVGVAGGATRAALAVHQARRDNMADVAAKDSSQETLVNGAGLLLALLLLPLLEGRPWLTGLVVTLLLVTHLGANVGAVGALRLPTLNRPRLRLALGGALRGVARGDGALAHHPIWEDGGVINVPSPEDVNPREPLLPGFSTRLNLHLGAPLHRLVKSEAEFKKALECGTEDYIIVLRPSQGGTPPACWVGGGPRDTGVWGGSQVSPGWVGVPGPSCPAGTQVPLGWVGVPGTQASRGDPGGWVGSLDVWHGWGGSWGPRLLGGTQVGWVGVPGRVVWMWGVTGTQAPGAGWVGASQGPRCSGLGGGGSQ; this comes from the exons ATGGTGGGGCCGGAGGGTAGCGGGACGGGGACGGGGTGGCCAGCCCCGCCCCGTGTCTCCCCCGGCCCTTCCGCGCCCCCCCCGCTTTGCCGGGAGCTGTGGGGTCCCCGCGAAGCCGCCCGGTACCAGGGGGATTCCAGGGGGGGGCTCCAGCGCCTCGTCCCCCCCGGCGCCTGCTCGCATTCCGGCCTGCGCCGCGCTGCCGCC cgggtgctgctgccccaggggtACCCCGAGAGTGTCAGCCCGGATTACCTCCAGTACCAGTGCTGGGATGCGCTCCAG GCACTGTGCAGCACCCTGACGGGcgccttggccacccgggcagtgctccaggccgtgggggtgggggacagcGCTGCCACCGTCACCGGGGCCACCCTCACCTGGGTGCTACGTG ATGGGGTGGGGATGGTGACACGCATCGCCTTCGCCTGGCTCCAGGG GACCCGCCTGGACTGTGAGGCAAAGCAGTGGCG gctggctgctgaCGTGCTCAATGACGTGGcgctggtgctggagctgctggcgCCTGCCTGGCCCCCCACCGGCCCCGCCCTCCTGACGCTGGCGGCTGCTGTCAAG TGCATTGTGGGAGTGGCAGGCGGGGCGACGCGGGCAGCACTGGCTGTGCACCAGGCGCGGAGGGACAACATGGCCGACGTGGCCGCCAAGGACAGCAGCCAg GAGACGCTGGTGAACGGggcggggctgctgctggcactgctgctgctgccactgctggagGGGCGGCCATG GCTGACCGGGCTGGTGGTGACGCTGCTGCTGGTGACCCACCTGGGTGCCAACGTGGGGGCGGTGGGGGCCCTGCGCCTGCCCACCCTCAACCGGCCCCGCCTGCGCCTCGCCCTGGGCGGGGCCTTGAGGGGTGTGGCCCGGGGGGATGGGGCTTTGGCCCACCACCCCATCTGGGAGGACGGAGGCGTCATCAACGTCCCCAGCCCCGAGGATGTCAACCCCCGTGAGCCCCTGCTGCCCG GCTTCAGCACCCGCCTGAACCTCCATTTGGGTGCCCCCTTGCACCGGCTGGTCAAGAG CGAAGCAGAGTTCAAGAAGGCACTGGAATGTGGCACCGAGGATTACATCATTGTGCTGCGGCCCTCCCAAGGTGGGACCCCCCCTGCAtgctgggtgggtgggggtcccagAGACACAGGTGtctggggggggtcccaggtgTCCCCggggtgggtgggggtcccgggACCCAGCTGTCCAGCCGGGACCCAGGTGcccctggggtgggtgggggtcccggggaCCCAGGCATCCAGGGGTGACccaggtgggtgggtggggtcCCTGGATGTGTGGCATGGGtggggggggtcctggggaCCCAGGCTTCTGGGGGGTACCCAGGTAGGttgggtgggggtcccagggcGTGTGGTATGGATGTGGGGGGTCACAGGGACACAGGCTCCTGGGGCTGGTTGGGTGGGGGCATCCCAGGGACCCAGATGTTCAGGTTTGGGTGGAGGGGGGTCCCAGTGA
- the RUSF1 gene encoding RUS family member 1 isoform X3, with amino-acid sequence MVGPEGSGTGTGWPAPPRVSPGPSAPPPLCRELWGPREAARYQGDSRGGLQRLVPPGACSHSGLRRAAARVLLPQGYPESVSPDYLQYQCWDALQALCSTLTGALATRAVLQAVGVGDSAATVTGATLTWVLRDGVGMVTRIAFAWLQGTRLDCEAKQWRLAADVLNDVALVLELLAPAWPPTGPALLTLAAAVKVPLPQCIVGVAGGATRAALAVHQARRDNMADVAAKDSSQETLVNGAGLLLALLLLPLLEGRPWLTGLVVTLLLVTHLGANVGAVGALRLPTLNRPRLRLALGGALRGVARGDGALAHHPIWEDGGVINVPSPEDVNPREPLLPGFSTRLNLHLGAPLHRLVKSEAEFKKALECGTEDYIIVLRPSQGWVGVGLRQGAPPDTPLRACAQALLLEELLGPDLPLGAPMGAALRPLQRRLRHCPPGMVPWGVVAESSRLWRTLGPAFLRGLAAAGWETHRHLLAPDEWQLEWAGSEGGASGKPCPSPHPQ; translated from the exons ATGGTGGGGCCGGAGGGTAGCGGGACGGGGACGGGGTGGCCAGCCCCGCCCCGTGTCTCCCCCGGCCCTTCCGCGCCCCCCCCGCTTTGCCGGGAGCTGTGGGGTCCCCGCGAAGCCGCCCGGTACCAGGGGGATTCCAGGGGGGGGCTCCAGCGCCTCGTCCCCCCCGGCGCCTGCTCGCATTCCGGCCTGCGCCGCGCTGCCGCC cgggtgctgctgccccaggggtACCCCGAGAGTGTCAGCCCGGATTACCTCCAGTACCAGTGCTGGGATGCGCTCCAG GCACTGTGCAGCACCCTGACGGGcgccttggccacccgggcagtgctccaggccgtgggggtgggggacagcGCTGCCACCGTCACCGGGGCCACCCTCACCTGGGTGCTACGTG ATGGGGTGGGGATGGTGACACGCATCGCCTTCGCCTGGCTCCAGGG GACCCGCCTGGACTGTGAGGCAAAGCAGTGGCG gctggctgctgaCGTGCTCAATGACGTGGcgctggtgctggagctgctggcgCCTGCCTGGCCCCCCACCGGCCCCGCCCTCCTGACGCTGGCGGCTGCTGTCAAG GTGCCCCTGCCGCAGTGCATTGTGGGAGTGGCAGGCGGGGCGACGCGGGCAGCACTGGCTGTGCACCAGGCGCGGAGGGACAACATGGCCGACGTGGCCGCCAAGGACAGCAGCCAg GAGACGCTGGTGAACGGggcggggctgctgctggcactgctgctgctgccactgctggagGGGCGGCCATG GCTGACCGGGCTGGTGGTGACGCTGCTGCTGGTGACCCACCTGGGTGCCAACGTGGGGGCGGTGGGGGCCCTGCGCCTGCCCACCCTCAACCGGCCCCGCCTGCGCCTCGCCCTGGGCGGGGCCTTGAGGGGTGTGGCCCGGGGGGATGGGGCTTTGGCCCACCACCCCATCTGGGAGGACGGAGGCGTCATCAACGTCCCCAGCCCCGAGGATGTCAACCCCCGTGAGCCCCTGCTGCCCG GCTTCAGCACCCGCCTGAACCTCCATTTGGGTGCCCCCTTGCACCGGCTGGTCAAGAG CGAAGCAGAGTTCAAGAAGGCACTGGAATGTGGCACCGAGGATTACATCATTGTGCTGCGGCCCTCCCAAG ggtgggtgggggtggggttaCGGCAGGGGGCCCCCCCTGACACCCCCCTGCGAGCCTGCGCCCAGgcgctgctgctggaggagctgctgggccCTGACCTGCCCCtgggggcacccatgggtgctgcccTGCGCCCGCTCCAACGCCGCCTGCGCCACTGCC CGCCAGGAATGGTGCCGTGGGGAGTCGTGGCTGAGAGCTCCCGCCTGTGGCGCACGCTTGGCCCCGCCTTCCTGCGTG GGCTGGCGGCCGCTGGCTGGGAGACGCACCGGCACCTCCTGGCCCCCGATGAATGGCAGCTCGAGTGGGCAGGGTCAGAGGGTGGGGCCTCAGGCAAgccctgcccctcaccccacccccagtaA
- the RUSF1 gene encoding RUS family member 1 isoform X4 yields MVGPEGSGTGTGWPAPPRVSPGPSAPPPLCRELWGPREAARYQGDSRGGLQRLVPPGACSHSGLRRAAARVLLPQGYPESVSPDYLQYQCWDALQALCSTLTGALATRAVLQAVGVGDSAATVTGATLTWVLRDGVGMVTRIAFAWLQGTRLDCEAKQWRLAADVLNDVALVLELLAPAWPPTGPALLTLAAAVKVPLPQCIVGVAGGATRAALAVHQARRDNMADVAAKDSSQETLVNGAGLLLALLLLPLLEGRPWLTGLVVTLLLVTHLGANVGAVGALRLPTLNRPRLRLALGGALRGVARGDGALAHHPIWEDGGVINVPSPEDVNPREPLLPGFSTRLNLHLGAPLHRLVKSEAEFKKALECGTEDYIIVLRPSQAPGMVPWGVVAESSRLWRTLGPAFLRGLAAAGWETHRHLLAPDEWQLEWAGSEGGASGKPCPSPHPQ; encoded by the exons ATGGTGGGGCCGGAGGGTAGCGGGACGGGGACGGGGTGGCCAGCCCCGCCCCGTGTCTCCCCCGGCCCTTCCGCGCCCCCCCCGCTTTGCCGGGAGCTGTGGGGTCCCCGCGAAGCCGCCCGGTACCAGGGGGATTCCAGGGGGGGGCTCCAGCGCCTCGTCCCCCCCGGCGCCTGCTCGCATTCCGGCCTGCGCCGCGCTGCCGCC cgggtgctgctgccccaggggtACCCCGAGAGTGTCAGCCCGGATTACCTCCAGTACCAGTGCTGGGATGCGCTCCAG GCACTGTGCAGCACCCTGACGGGcgccttggccacccgggcagtgctccaggccgtgggggtgggggacagcGCTGCCACCGTCACCGGGGCCACCCTCACCTGGGTGCTACGTG ATGGGGTGGGGATGGTGACACGCATCGCCTTCGCCTGGCTCCAGGG GACCCGCCTGGACTGTGAGGCAAAGCAGTGGCG gctggctgctgaCGTGCTCAATGACGTGGcgctggtgctggagctgctggcgCCTGCCTGGCCCCCCACCGGCCCCGCCCTCCTGACGCTGGCGGCTGCTGTCAAG GTGCCCCTGCCGCAGTGCATTGTGGGAGTGGCAGGCGGGGCGACGCGGGCAGCACTGGCTGTGCACCAGGCGCGGAGGGACAACATGGCCGACGTGGCCGCCAAGGACAGCAGCCAg GAGACGCTGGTGAACGGggcggggctgctgctggcactgctgctgctgccactgctggagGGGCGGCCATG GCTGACCGGGCTGGTGGTGACGCTGCTGCTGGTGACCCACCTGGGTGCCAACGTGGGGGCGGTGGGGGCCCTGCGCCTGCCCACCCTCAACCGGCCCCGCCTGCGCCTCGCCCTGGGCGGGGCCTTGAGGGGTGTGGCCCGGGGGGATGGGGCTTTGGCCCACCACCCCATCTGGGAGGACGGAGGCGTCATCAACGTCCCCAGCCCCGAGGATGTCAACCCCCGTGAGCCCCTGCTGCCCG GCTTCAGCACCCGCCTGAACCTCCATTTGGGTGCCCCCTTGCACCGGCTGGTCAAGAG CGAAGCAGAGTTCAAGAAGGCACTGGAATGTGGCACCGAGGATTACATCATTGTGCTGCGGCCCTCCCAAG CGCCAGGAATGGTGCCGTGGGGAGTCGTGGCTGAGAGCTCCCGCCTGTGGCGCACGCTTGGCCCCGCCTTCCTGCGTG GGCTGGCGGCCGCTGGCTGGGAGACGCACCGGCACCTCCTGGCCCCCGATGAATGGCAGCTCGAGTGGGCAGGGTCAGAGGGTGGGGCCTCAGGCAAgccctgcccctcaccccacccccagtaA